One window from the genome of Pseudalkalibacillus hwajinpoensis encodes:
- a CDS encoding DUF1796 family putative cysteine peptidase codes for MNLDEIKKPYDLIVSLGSSCSPAGHLRRNHLRKFSMPFDWIVTPKLSDINRVIQHQFKDFMLLENLQRIDGQANFLDDNEVAQNSKAYFVQDTHNNMLSVHDFPILPNKEWSDTYPAYRQKLERRIERFLLQLQQASSILFIRWSGNYAEAIEMQQTLKKCVNGSFHILLLTPDPNLEIVQDTHVPMEDICILKVPNQPDNTLMWDKILDGILLKP; via the coding sequence TTGAATTTAGACGAGATTAAAAAACCGTACGATCTTATCGTGAGTTTGGGTAGTTCATGCAGTCCTGCAGGTCATCTAAGAAGAAATCACTTAAGGAAATTTTCAATGCCTTTTGACTGGATTGTTACTCCGAAACTATCTGACATTAATCGAGTGATTCAACATCAGTTTAAAGATTTCATGTTACTAGAAAATTTACAACGCATAGATGGACAAGCAAACTTCCTCGACGATAACGAAGTTGCTCAAAATTCAAAAGCTTATTTTGTTCAAGATACGCATAATAATATGCTGTCTGTTCATGATTTCCCCATTCTTCCTAATAAAGAATGGAGCGATACCTATCCGGCCTATCGACAGAAGCTAGAGCGACGGATTGAACGATTTCTTCTGCAATTACAACAGGCTTCCTCCATTCTATTTATCAGATGGTCTGGTAACTATGCAGAAGCGATCGAAATGCAACAAACGTTAAAGAAATGCGTCAACGGATCATTTCATATTCTCTTGCTGACCCCTGATCCAAACCTCGAAATCGTTCAGGATACACACGTTCCAATGGAGGATATTTGTATTCTAAAAGTCCCTAACCAACCAGATAACACGTTGATGTGGGACAAGATATTAGATGGAATCTTATTAAAGCCCTAA
- a CDS encoding cyclase family protein, translating to MNFKKIIDLSIPVNNDTPVFPGDPKPNIYPVAEHDKDGYQVTQMNIGTHTGTHLDAPFHFQKDGDPIDQSNLMKVMGPGHVIDVTGKEPGEQITLNDVAHQIDSIVPGTIALFHTGWSKHIGTQTYFNYPYLSVDIINTLLEKGVTTFFVDALNVDQPGGSTFPVHEAITSNNGIIGENLCNLDQIDFENPLIIALPLKLEGLDGSPVRAVAVEVE from the coding sequence ATGAATTTCAAAAAAATCATTGATCTCTCGATTCCAGTTAATAACGACACGCCTGTTTTCCCAGGTGATCCGAAACCGAACATCTATCCTGTAGCGGAGCATGACAAAGACGGATATCAGGTGACCCAAATGAATATCGGCACACATACCGGCACACACCTTGATGCCCCTTTCCACTTCCAGAAAGATGGCGATCCCATCGATCAATCGAATTTAATGAAAGTGATGGGACCCGGTCACGTCATTGATGTAACAGGCAAAGAGCCAGGCGAACAAATCACATTAAACGATGTAGCACACCAAATCGATAGCATCGTTCCAGGAACGATCGCTCTTTTCCATACAGGTTGGTCAAAACATATAGGAACACAGACTTATTTTAACTACCCTTACCTATCCGTCGATATTATTAATACACTACTAGAAAAAGGCGTCACCACTTTCTTTGTTGATGCGCTTAATGTTGATCAACCAGGTGGTTCAACATTTCCAGTTCATGAAGCCATTACGTCCAACAACGGTATTATCGGAGAGAATCTATGTAACCTTGACCAGATCGATTTTGAAAATCCGCTCATCATTGCGCTGCCGTTAAAACTTGAAGGATTGGATGGATCACCTGTGAGGGCAGTTGCGGTGGAAGTGGAATAG
- a CDS encoding NAD(P)/FAD-dependent oxidoreductase, which yields MKSIIVIGSGILGASTAYHLAKQGADVMLVDRKDAGQATEAAAGIVCPWLTNRRGGAFYRLVEAGARYYPELIEELRKDGEMDTGYARVGAINIYSGETKLERKLALAMERRKDTPEMGEVSRLSAAETNALFPPLSDHYAAVHVSGAARVNGGALRNALIRGAKNHGAKVIHGDASLLWDDAKVNGVEVNGENYFANNVIVTGGAWARELLQPLGMKFLVSPQKAQIVHLDLPETDTGKWPIVMPPFIQYFLPFENGRIVIGSTQEDQAGFDLRVTMGGVQHIIDRALKVAPGLSDSTYVETKVGFRPFTPGNVPIAGAVPRVRGLLVANGLGASGLTSGPFLGAELARLVLGERNELDLEAYHPGSAFG from the coding sequence ATGAAATCAATCATTGTAATCGGATCTGGTATTTTAGGAGCATCAACGGCTTATCATCTGGCGAAGCAGGGAGCGGATGTGATGCTCGTTGATCGGAAAGACGCAGGACAGGCGACAGAAGCGGCGGCTGGGATCGTATGTCCATGGCTAACGAATCGACGCGGAGGGGCATTTTATCGCCTCGTCGAAGCTGGGGCGCGTTATTATCCGGAATTAATAGAAGAGTTGAGAAAAGATGGCGAAATGGATACGGGCTACGCTCGCGTTGGCGCGATCAACATTTATTCAGGTGAGACGAAGCTTGAGAGAAAGCTTGCGCTTGCGATGGAGCGACGAAAGGATACGCCTGAAATGGGAGAGGTGTCACGGCTTTCAGCTGCTGAAACAAATGCGCTGTTTCCTCCGCTTTCAGATCATTACGCCGCTGTTCATGTGAGTGGGGCAGCACGTGTAAATGGCGGAGCTTTACGAAATGCACTCATTCGAGGAGCAAAAAATCACGGTGCGAAGGTGATTCATGGGGATGCCTCACTTTTATGGGATGATGCGAAGGTCAACGGAGTCGAGGTGAATGGCGAGAACTATTTTGCGAACAATGTGATTGTCACTGGAGGAGCTTGGGCGCGTGAACTGCTTCAGCCACTTGGAATGAAGTTCCTCGTTTCACCTCAAAAAGCCCAGATTGTGCATCTCGATCTGCCTGAAACGGATACAGGAAAATGGCCAATCGTCATGCCACCTTTTATTCAATATTTCCTTCCGTTTGAAAATGGGCGAATTGTCATCGGGTCCACACAGGAAGATCAGGCTGGCTTTGATCTGCGCGTTACGATGGGTGGTGTTCAGCATATTATTGATCGTGCGTTGAAAGTAGCTCCGGGTCTATCGGATAGCACGTATGTGGAGACGAAGGTAGGCTTCAGGCCGTTTACGCCAGGGAATGTTCCGATAGCAGGAGCGGTTCCTCGCGTGAGAGGACTGTTGGTGGCGAATGGTCTTGGAGCTTCGGGATTAACGAGTGGCCCGTTTCTTGGCGCTGAGCTTGCGCGGTTGGTGCTTGGGGAGAGGAATGAGTTGGATCTTGAGGCGTATCATCCTGGGAGTGCGTTTGGGTGA
- a CDS encoding gamma-glutamyltransferase family protein, translated as MTTDYLHYPYASQRMTTVANKGMVATSQPLAAQAGLDLLKKGGNAIDAAIATAAVLTVVEPTSNGIGGDAFALVWTKGELHGLNGSGPSPQSISIDSVKERGYNEIPKYGWIPVTVPGVPASWAALSKRFGKLSLKEALAPAIHYAEEGFPVSPILSKFWKNAYAHFEKELKKEEFQHWFETFAPDGRPPEVGEVWKSKGHAETLRQIAETDAASFYQGEIADKIDAFSKAYNGYLRKEDLSGFAPEWVDPISVQYRGYDVWEIPPNGQGLIALSALNIVKGFEFDHKDSVDTYHKQIEAMKLAFADGQKYITDEQEMSVAVQDLLSPSYGESRRQLIDDEALLPSPGQPPKGGTVYLATADDEGNMVSFIQSNYMGFGSGLVVPGTGIALQNRGHNFSMDPEHDNALKGGKRTYHTIIPGFLSKDGNAVGPFGVMGGFMQPQGHLQVITNLIDFHLNPQSALDAPRWQWVDGKRVWVESTFPPHLAEALSRKGHQIEVQLEKGAFGRGQIIWRDQQSGTLFGGTESRTDGTIAAY; from the coding sequence ATGACAACTGACTACTTACATTATCCCTATGCTTCTCAGCGCATGACAACAGTAGCGAACAAAGGAATGGTGGCCACCTCCCAGCCGCTAGCGGCACAGGCAGGACTAGATTTGTTGAAAAAAGGAGGTAATGCGATTGATGCGGCGATTGCGACTGCGGCAGTATTGACGGTAGTGGAGCCGACGTCAAACGGGATCGGCGGAGATGCGTTTGCTCTTGTTTGGACGAAGGGTGAATTGCATGGTTTGAATGGAAGTGGACCATCGCCACAATCGATCTCCATTGATTCAGTCAAAGAACGTGGGTATAATGAAATTCCGAAATACGGTTGGATTCCTGTTACTGTGCCAGGCGTTCCGGCATCGTGGGCTGCTTTGTCGAAACGATTTGGGAAACTTTCCTTAAAAGAGGCGCTTGCGCCGGCGATTCACTATGCTGAGGAAGGTTTTCCGGTTTCTCCGATTTTAAGTAAGTTTTGGAAGAATGCTTATGCGCATTTTGAAAAAGAGTTAAAGAAAGAAGAGTTTCAGCACTGGTTTGAAACGTTTGCGCCGGACGGTCGTCCGCCTGAAGTAGGCGAGGTTTGGAAGTCGAAGGGTCACGCGGAGACGTTAAGGCAAATCGCAGAAACCGATGCCGCTTCTTTTTATCAGGGAGAAATTGCGGATAAGATTGATGCTTTTTCGAAAGCGTATAATGGGTATTTGAGGAAGGAAGATCTTTCGGGGTTTGCACCTGAGTGGGTCGATCCGATCTCAGTTCAATATCGCGGGTATGATGTTTGGGAGATCCCCCCAAATGGGCAAGGACTGATTGCATTGTCTGCGCTGAATATCGTAAAAGGGTTTGAGTTTGATCATAAAGATTCCGTCGATACATATCATAAGCAAATTGAAGCGATGAAGCTTGCTTTTGCGGATGGACAGAAGTACATTACTGACGAGCAGGAAATGTCAGTCGCTGTTCAGGATTTGCTCTCGCCTTCTTACGGTGAAAGTCGCCGTCAGTTAATTGATGATGAAGCGCTTTTGCCCTCTCCTGGCCAGCCTCCAAAAGGTGGTACTGTCTATTTAGCGACGGCTGATGATGAAGGAAACATGGTCTCGTTTATTCAGAGTAATTATATGGGCTTTGGTTCAGGACTTGTGGTGCCTGGCACCGGGATTGCGCTCCAAAATCGCGGGCATAATTTTTCGATGGATCCTGAGCATGACAATGCGCTAAAAGGTGGAAAACGGACGTATCACACGATCATTCCTGGATTTCTCAGTAAAGATGGTAACGCGGTTGGACCGTTTGGCGTGATGGGAGGCTTTATGCAGCCGCAGGGGCATTTACAGGTGATTACGAATCTGATTGATTTTCATTTAAATCCGCAGTCTGCCCTTGATGCGCCGAGGTGGCAGTGGGTTGACGGGAAGCGCGTGTGGGTTGAGTCGACTTTCCCTCCTCATCTTGCCGAGGCGCTTAGCCGAAAAGGTCATCAAATCGAAGTTCAGTTGGAAAAGGGTGCGTTCGGCCGCGGACAAATTATCTGGCGTGATCAGCAGTCAGGTACCTTATTTGGAGGCACAGAATCAAGAACAGACGGAACGATCGCCGCTTATTAA
- a CDS encoding chromate transporter yields the protein MQQWHLFLAFFRVGMLGYGGGPSSIPLVHKEVVEKYKWMDDDEFADILALGNSLPGPIATKMAGYIGHRVAGITGMLNAVLATIVPTIGIMIFLLTFLSTFREKAWVQGMTQAVVPVVGVMLAVLTYDFFRKAQGNLGWILTIVLTVASFLFIEIAGIHPGIVIGCLLLYALLKPTRSDGKSDDDQVRKEPSS from the coding sequence ATGCAACAGTGGCATCTTTTTCTCGCTTTTTTTAGAGTGGGAATGCTTGGGTACGGAGGAGGACCTTCTTCTATTCCACTGGTACATAAAGAGGTAGTTGAGAAATACAAATGGATGGATGACGATGAATTTGCGGACATTCTCGCTTTAGGAAATTCACTTCCTGGTCCAATTGCGACAAAAATGGCGGGGTATATTGGGCATCGAGTTGCAGGGATTACGGGGATGCTGAATGCTGTGCTGGCAACGATTGTGCCGACGATTGGGATTATGATTTTCTTGCTAACGTTTCTTTCCACGTTTCGAGAAAAAGCATGGGTACAGGGGATGACGCAGGCCGTTGTTCCAGTGGTTGGTGTTATGCTAGCCGTGTTAACGTATGATTTTTTCAGAAAAGCACAGGGCAATTTAGGGTGGATTTTAACAATTGTGTTGACGGTTGCTTCCTTTTTATTTATTGAAATTGCGGGGATACATCCGGGAATTGTAATAGGGTGTTTGCTACTTTATGCGTTGCTTAAACCGACTCGTAGTGATGGGAAGTCCGATGATGATCAGGTGAGAAAGGAGCCATCCTCATGA
- a CDS encoding chromate transporter: MIYWDIFVAFFIPGIVGYGGGPASIPLVENEVVGRFGWMSVNEFSEMLAMANALPGPIATKMAGYIGFRQGGVLGAFVGVFATVAPSLVLMIVLLSLLNRFKNSPKVKKMTALIRPTIAILLGVMAFQFFASSYEGAGLVQTIFLIVASFVLMEKMKVHPAFVIVGALAYGSVFLG; the protein is encoded by the coding sequence ATGATTTACTGGGATATCTTTGTTGCGTTTTTCATACCTGGAATTGTTGGTTACGGAGGCGGACCTGCGTCTATCCCGCTTGTAGAAAATGAAGTTGTTGGTCGGTTCGGCTGGATGAGTGTGAATGAATTTAGTGAAATGCTAGCGATGGCCAATGCGCTACCTGGACCAATTGCGACGAAAATGGCAGGTTACATAGGGTTTCGGCAGGGAGGGGTTCTTGGCGCATTTGTTGGTGTGTTTGCGACAGTGGCACCTTCGCTCGTTCTGATGATTGTCCTACTGAGTTTATTAAATCGGTTTAAGAACTCACCAAAAGTGAAAAAAATGACGGCCCTCATTCGCCCGACGATTGCGATCTTGCTTGGCGTGATGGCGTTTCAGTTCTTTGCTAGTTCATATGAAGGTGCGGGGCTGGTTCAAACGATCTTTCTGATTGTGGCTAGTTTTGTACTGATGGAGAAGATGAAAGTGCATCCGGCGTTTGTGATTGTCGGGGCACTGGCGTATGGGTCAGTGTTTTTGGGGTAG
- a CDS encoding TetR/AcrR family transcriptional regulator translates to MSGLREQKKQATRKTIMEVAKGLFLEKGYEETSTELVARRAGIGSGTLFNYFPSKAELLVEVMRAEFTGMEERKDPSFEVQETAEATVRNYLTKRLEGFSLLEKKLFRELIVASLNAYQSKPEFLQSLMHLDFMFIEELVELLKEIRRLGKLRDNFEVEIAAELIYSSVMFETLIYLYQEERSLEEVLEQTGRKLTFILK, encoded by the coding sequence ATGAGCGGACTACGTGAACAAAAGAAGCAGGCAACGAGAAAGACGATCATGGAGGTAGCGAAAGGTCTTTTTCTTGAAAAAGGATATGAAGAGACATCAACAGAGCTTGTAGCTAGGAGGGCCGGGATCGGTTCAGGAACGTTATTTAATTACTTTCCTTCTAAAGCAGAGCTTCTGGTTGAAGTGATGCGAGCGGAATTTACAGGTATGGAAGAGAGGAAGGATCCAAGTTTTGAAGTTCAGGAGACAGCTGAAGCTACCGTTCGAAATTATTTAACGAAGCGTTTGGAAGGCTTCAGTTTGCTAGAGAAGAAGCTTTTTCGAGAATTGATTGTGGCGTCATTGAATGCTTATCAAAGTAAACCAGAATTCCTGCAAAGCTTGATGCACCTCGATTTTATGTTTATTGAAGAGCTGGTTGAACTTCTTAAGGAAATAAGGCGACTAGGTAAGCTTCGGGATAATTTCGAAGTAGAAATTGCCGCTGAGCTTATTTATAGTTCAGTGATGTTTGAAACGCTTATTTACCTTTACCAGGAGGAGCGCAGTCTTGAAGAAGTGTTAGAGCAAACGGGTCGTAAGCTTACATTTATTTTAAAGTGA
- a CDS encoding FAD-dependent oxidoreductase, whose product MDVCIVGGGIAGLTLAYCLSERGDQVTIVEKSPSIRTEGYMIDFFGAGYDVAEKLGMLDDLSRIHYPIDSLSFLKGNGSEKYRVSYQSLRELLNQKHFNFMRGDLETVLYEKVREQVTFRFGVSPERIEQDAEKAHVSLSDGTKLTCDLVVGADGMRSKVRSKVRSLSFKEEKEPIRYMGYYTAAYIVEDPAFLEKIDKNFYTYSEPNRQVSVYPIRGNKVATFFLYRYPEQQGHVQKEKALEQLNEYFGHMNWIVPDLLEAGKEAKDFYFDEVSQVGLSQWRNDRITFVGDSCQCISLLAGQGASMAMAGAYTLAKSLDQHPNDLEAALTDYERSLHPDIDKLQKSARRFASFFLPSSWWGIFVRDVLTRVSVWPGVRKLVNFSTVRLPK is encoded by the coding sequence ATGGACGTATGTATTGTGGGTGGCGGTATTGCAGGATTAACCCTTGCTTATTGTTTGAGTGAAAGAGGAGATCAAGTCACGATTGTTGAGAAATCTCCTTCGATACGAACGGAAGGCTATATGATTGATTTCTTTGGAGCAGGTTATGACGTGGCTGAAAAGCTGGGCATGCTCGATGATTTAAGTCGTATTCATTATCCGATCGATTCTCTTTCTTTTTTGAAGGGAAATGGCTCGGAGAAATACAGGGTTTCCTATCAGTCTCTGCGTGAGTTATTAAATCAAAAGCACTTCAATTTTATGCGCGGAGATCTTGAGACAGTGCTTTATGAGAAGGTTCGAGAACAGGTTACGTTTCGGTTTGGGGTATCTCCAGAGCGAATTGAACAGGATGCGGAAAAGGCGCATGTGAGTCTCTCAGATGGTACGAAACTTACATGTGATTTAGTTGTAGGTGCGGACGGTATGCGATCGAAAGTGCGCTCGAAAGTGCGCTCTCTTTCGTTTAAGGAAGAGAAGGAGCCAATTCGCTACATGGGTTATTATACAGCGGCTTATATTGTTGAAGACCCTGCTTTTCTTGAAAAAATTGATAAGAATTTTTATACGTATTCGGAACCGAATCGCCAGGTTTCTGTGTATCCGATTCGAGGCAATAAAGTGGCGACGTTTTTCTTATATCGCTATCCAGAACAACAGGGGCATGTGCAAAAGGAAAAAGCACTGGAGCAACTGAATGAATATTTTGGTCATATGAATTGGATTGTTCCAGATTTGCTCGAAGCAGGCAAAGAGGCGAAGGATTTTTACTTCGATGAGGTGTCGCAAGTAGGATTATCCCAGTGGCGAAACGACAGGATTACTTTTGTGGGTGATTCCTGTCAGTGCATTTCGTTACTAGCCGGGCAGGGTGCTTCCATGGCGATGGCGGGGGCATATACGCTTGCAAAATCGCTTGATCAACATCCAAATGATTTGGAAGCTGCGCTTACGGATTATGAACGGTCTCTCCATCCAGATATCGATAAGCTTCAGAAGTCGGCTAGAAGGTTTGCGAGCTTCTTCTTGCCTTCTTCTTGGTGGGGGATTTTTGTTAGAGATGTATTGACGAGGGTATCGGTATGGCCGGGAGTGAGGAAGTTAGTGAACTTTAGTACGGTGCGGCTGCCGAAGTGA
- a CDS encoding plasmid pRiA4b ORF-3 family protein, producing MIFQIKVSLIEMKSKIWRRFEVDDSIFLSELHEYIQIAFNWSNAHHHYFIMDHRDLFTLGDEESELFIGPTQVDSQNAGMEMRDERKVRLSDVLNEEQVSLTYVYGSEENWRHEIFLEKAFSGRKDATFPTCLMVYKGAPEEGKRDQYEQGKMPSAGEMKRINEQLAVFRESEVGEHDLWKELFELTMAYRKLQPWKWIHSNEMFIVEIPGTGEVAYCSVLGMNGQHFGLGVHLGNDGLAYKMAVRDGRDDIQTVIEYERSLLLAFQARDELKTEDLRWIKKLGLRFRGRQEWPVFRSMSSGYYPWHFSRKEVRTFCEILKQAIHVVEETEKNDAYLLKGYDGRWRARLLESGQWVDGVMNAVIEPEEEEAVLISEIEMRRIQKYRQVKMRLEFASYFEEEAIQERDGERPFFPNVVLGVEDEGAMIVYYQVFERVDYGKQLQAALVEMLNKLGFLPAEICVDSERIALKISALTSKVGIRLVRVNRLLNVEEVRERVER from the coding sequence GTGATTTTCCAAATAAAAGTGAGCCTAATTGAGATGAAATCAAAGATTTGGAGACGATTTGAGGTAGATGATTCGATCTTTCTTAGTGAGCTACATGAATACATACAAATTGCTTTTAATTGGTCGAACGCACATCATCATTATTTTATTATGGATCATCGCGATTTATTTACATTAGGTGATGAAGAAAGTGAATTATTCATTGGTCCCACACAAGTAGATTCTCAAAACGCTGGAATGGAAATGCGTGATGAACGTAAAGTTCGGCTTTCGGATGTTTTAAATGAGGAGCAGGTTTCATTAACATACGTTTATGGTTCGGAGGAGAACTGGCGGCATGAGATTTTTCTGGAAAAAGCGTTTAGCGGTCGGAAGGATGCAACTTTTCCAACATGTTTAATGGTCTATAAAGGCGCACCTGAAGAAGGGAAGCGAGATCAGTATGAGCAAGGAAAAATGCCTTCTGCAGGTGAGATGAAGCGTATTAATGAGCAACTTGCTGTTTTTAGAGAGAGTGAGGTAGGTGAGCATGATCTGTGGAAAGAGCTTTTTGAACTTACGATGGCCTATAGAAAGCTTCAACCTTGGAAGTGGATTCATAGCAACGAGATGTTCATTGTAGAAATTCCGGGAACGGGTGAAGTTGCTTATTGTTCGGTGCTCGGGATGAATGGGCAGCACTTTGGGCTTGGCGTTCACCTTGGTAATGACGGTCTTGCTTATAAAATGGCGGTAAGGGATGGCCGTGATGATATTCAGACTGTAATTGAATATGAGCGTAGCTTGTTGCTGGCGTTTCAGGCTCGCGATGAGTTAAAGACAGAGGATCTTCGGTGGATTAAAAAGCTGGGGCTTCGTTTTCGTGGTCGGCAGGAATGGCCGGTTTTTAGAAGTATGTCGTCCGGATATTATCCGTGGCATTTCTCTCGAAAGGAAGTACGGACGTTTTGTGAGATCTTAAAGCAGGCGATTCACGTGGTAGAAGAGACGGAGAAGAATGACGCCTACTTGTTAAAAGGTTATGATGGGCGGTGGCGTGCACGGTTGCTGGAGTCAGGTCAGTGGGTAGATGGCGTGATGAATGCTGTTATAGAACCTGAAGAGGAAGAGGCGGTGCTGATTTCCGAGATTGAAATGAGGCGGATTCAGAAATATAGACAGGTGAAAATGCGTCTTGAGTTTGCATCATACTTTGAAGAAGAAGCGATTCAGGAAAGAGATGGAGAACGTCCGTTTTTTCCGAATGTCGTTCTTGGGGTTGAAGATGAAGGGGCTATGATCGTTTATTATCAGGTGTTTGAGAGAGTTGATTATGGAAAACAGCTACAGGCAGCACTAGTAGAAATGCTTAATAAACTCGGTTTCTTGCCAGCTGAAATCTGTGTGGATTCAGAACGAATTGCACTCAAGATCTCAGCTCTGACATCCAAAGTCGGTATTAGATTAGTGCGTGTTAATCGTCTACTTAATGTGGAAGAAGTGAGAGAAAGAGTTGAGCGGTGA
- a CDS encoding GntR family transcriptional regulator — translation MSSDKLNHNKGEALYLQIKDVLIKRIQTGAWKPNTLIPTEQDLIKEFDVSRTTIRQAISILVQNGLLEKKQGRGTVVKPQNLIGNLGKLRGFAEEVLERGQTPHSKVLRAEFRDDLYHENDMLKVTEGEPILLVERIRFADEVPIALERTCWPKEIGEILIKFDLNQAMYYEVLEQHQYYLKKASERITAINATINEADALGIRPGEALLEMTRLSLGINDHPIEYTRTKYRSDQYHYNIELER, via the coding sequence ATGTCATCAGATAAACTGAACCATAATAAAGGGGAAGCGCTATACCTTCAAATAAAAGATGTTCTGATTAAACGAATTCAAACCGGTGCCTGGAAGCCGAATACGTTGATTCCTACTGAACAGGATCTCATCAAAGAATTTGATGTAAGTCGAACGACAATCAGGCAGGCGATTTCGATTCTTGTGCAGAATGGCTTGTTAGAGAAAAAGCAGGGGCGCGGAACGGTAGTCAAACCACAGAATTTGATCGGAAACCTTGGGAAGCTTAGGGGCTTCGCTGAAGAAGTGCTGGAACGTGGACAAACTCCCCATTCAAAGGTACTGAGAGCAGAATTTCGTGATGACCTTTACCATGAGAACGATATGCTGAAGGTAACGGAAGGTGAGCCAATCCTTCTTGTGGAGCGGATTCGCTTTGCTGATGAGGTGCCGATAGCTCTTGAACGAACGTGCTGGCCAAAGGAAATTGGCGAGATTTTAATTAAATTTGATCTTAATCAGGCGATGTATTATGAAGTACTTGAACAACATCAATATTATCTCAAAAAAGCGAGTGAGCGAATCACGGCAATTAACGCCACGATCAACGAAGCAGACGCACTTGGTATTCGCCCTGGTGAAGCGCTCCTGGAAATGACGCGTCTAAGTCTTGGTATAAATGATCATCCGATCGAATATACGAGAACGAAGTACCGGAGCGATCAATATCACTATAATATTGAGCTTGAGAGGTAG
- a CDS encoding peptide MFS transporter has translation MDTTIDEKPTKKGKLKHPPGLYLLFITEMWERYSFYGMRSILILYLTAELISGGLGMDQDKALLLYGMYTGLVYFTPLIGGYLTDKFIGLRTAITIGGITMAIGDFTLFAVQEQWGLYTGLLLLIIGNGFFKPNISTLVGELYSKNDKRKDSAFTIFYMGINLGGLISPLIAGLLYANVFYTNTGGVETFGFKYAFLASSIGMIIGQITFNLLSKKYLGNIGRTPSSNRVTPTIEGKAKPLTKIEKQRTSVILILAIFTVTFWAGFEQAGASFTLYTRDFIDRTVFGYEVPVSFFQSLNPMFVLLLAPIISAIWLKLAKSKRGDFAIPTKMAFGLILLGVGFMVMVPAVMMTGSDEGNIAVKASMLFMVVTYFFHTLGELSLSPIGLSLVSKMSPVKIASLLMGVWFLSNAAANYLAGYIASLTTSAGYLEIFIYLGVAALSLGVILLLLSKKLQKLMHLEEFNEDHVAKQMN, from the coding sequence ATGGACACCACCATAGACGAGAAGCCAACGAAAAAAGGGAAGCTAAAACACCCTCCTGGCTTGTATCTTTTGTTTATCACAGAAATGTGGGAACGCTATAGCTTTTATGGAATGCGTTCAATACTCATTCTTTATTTAACCGCTGAGTTAATTAGCGGAGGACTGGGGATGGATCAAGATAAAGCACTATTGCTTTACGGTATGTACACTGGTCTTGTTTACTTCACACCATTAATTGGTGGATATTTAACCGATAAATTCATCGGATTAAGAACGGCCATTACCATTGGTGGTATTACAATGGCCATCGGTGATTTTACACTGTTTGCTGTCCAAGAACAATGGGGCCTTTATACCGGGTTATTGTTACTGATTATCGGTAATGGGTTTTTCAAACCTAATATTTCCACTCTTGTTGGAGAGCTATACAGTAAGAACGATAAGCGAAAAGATTCAGCGTTCACCATTTTCTATATGGGAATTAACCTTGGTGGCCTGATTTCACCATTAATTGCCGGTCTTTTATACGCTAATGTTTTCTATACAAATACAGGCGGCGTTGAAACGTTTGGATTTAAATATGCATTTCTAGCATCATCAATTGGGATGATTATCGGACAAATCACCTTTAATCTACTTTCTAAAAAATATCTTGGTAATATTGGAAGAACTCCATCCAGTAACCGTGTAACACCAACGATTGAAGGAAAAGCTAAGCCGCTTACAAAAATTGAAAAGCAGCGTACTTCAGTCATTCTAATCCTAGCCATTTTCACCGTTACATTCTGGGCAGGATTCGAACAAGCAGGTGCTTCCTTTACGCTTTATACAAGGGATTTCATAGATAGAACGGTCTTTGGCTACGAAGTACCAGTATCCTTCTTCCAATCACTGAACCCAATGTTTGTATTATTGCTAGCACCAATCATTTCAGCCATTTGGCTAAAACTAGCAAAATCAAAACGCGGTGATTTTGCCATTCCTACAAAAATGGCTTTCGGTTTAATCCTACTTGGTGTCGGATTCATGGTAATGGTTCCGGCGGTTATGATGACCGGTAGTGATGAAGGTAACATTGCAGTAAAAGCTAGCATGCTATTTATGGTTGTGACGTACTTCTTCCATACACTTGGCGAACTATCGCTTTCACCAATCGGACTTTCTCTAGTTAGTAAAATGTCTCCAGTGAAAATCGCTTCACTATTGATGGGTGTTTGGTTCCTAAGTAACGCTGCTGCTAACTACCTTGCAGGTTACATCGCTTCACTCACAACATCAGCGGGCTATCTTGAAATCTTCATTTATTTAGGTGTCGCTGCTCTAAGTTTAGGTGTGATCCTGCTCTTGCTTTCTAAGAAGCTACAAAAACTCATGCATCTTGAAGAATTTAATGAGGATCATGTTGCTAAGCAGATGAACTAA